In the Theobroma cacao cultivar B97-61/B2 chromosome 1, Criollo_cocoa_genome_V2, whole genome shotgun sequence genome, one interval contains:
- the LOC18610654 gene encoding dehydrodolichyl diphosphate synthase 6 yields MRNCQMGNKVGKYGGNGVNKLFGGIASFLRRCLFRVLSVGPLPSHLAFIMDGNRRYAKKNNLEEGDGHKAGYLALMSLLHYCYELGIKYVTVYAFSIENFKRQPDEVRSLMDLMLEKIEGLLMEESIVNQYGIRVYFIGNLQLLSEPVRAAAEKVMQVTANNDKAVLLVCVAYTSSDEIVHAVDESCKDKSGKIRLWNSDEAYNSVIEKECKKINGMIVHDVQNLCNDRSDESIVLKASRGCNGVIGGFQTENGVTTYHAHESFESKWDEVLTTKATKAGEFSAVEVEGCENMREEHPAIKLVDVEKHMYMAVAPDPDILIRSSGETRLSNFLLWQTSHCPLYSPAVLWPEIGLWQLVWAILNFQRTHSYLEKKKKQL; encoded by the coding sequence ATGCGCAATTGCCAAATGGGAAATAAAGTGGGAAAATATGGTGGCAATGGTGTGAATAAGCTCTTTGGCGGCATAGCTAGTTTCCTGAGGAGATGTTTATTTCGAGTTCTATCTGTGGGTCCCTTGCCTTCTCACCTCGCCTTTATCATGGATGGAAACCGAAGGTATGCAAAGAAGAACAATCTGGAAGAAGGGGATGGCCACAAGGCTGGCTATCTAGCTCTAATGTCTTTGCTTCATTACTGCTATGAATTAGGAATCAAGTATGTTACTGTCTATGCCTTCagcattgaaaattttaagaggCAGCCGGATGAGGTTCGAAGCTTAATGGATCTAATGCTAGAGAAGATTGAGGGTTTGCTTATGGAAGAAAGCATTGTGAATCAGTATGGCATCAGGGTGTATTTTATAGGTAATTTGCAACTCTTGAGTGAGCCTGTCAGGGCTGCTGCTGAAAAGGTGATGCAGGTCACTGCTAACAATGATAAGGCTGTGCTTTTAGTGTGTGTGGCCTATACTTCATCCGATGAAATTGTGCATGCTGTCGATGAATCCTGTAAAGATAAAAGTGGTAAAATTCGACTGTGGAACTCAGACGAAGCTTACAATAGCGTGATAGAAAAAGAGTGTAAGAAGATTAATGGTATGATTGTGCATGATGTTCAAAATTTGTGTAATGATAGGTCTGATGAATCTATCGTTTTAAAGGCCAGCAGAGGTTGCAATGGGGTGATTGGAGGATTTCAGACAGAAAATGGTGTCACTACATATCATGCCCATGAATCTTTTGAGTCTAAGTGGGATGAAGTTCTAACAACCAAGGCAACCAAAGCAGGCGAATTTTCTGCTGTGGAGGTTGAAGGTTGTGAGAATATGCGAGAGGAGCATCCTGCAATAAAGCTGGTAGATGTTGAGAAGCACATGTATATGGCGGTAGCACCTGATCCTGACATACTAATTCGAAGCTCTGGTGAGACCCGCCTGagtaattttctactttggcAAACCAGTCACTGCCCATTGTATTCTCCCGCTGTGTTGTGGCCAGAGATAGGTTTGTGGCAGTTGGTGTGGGCGATATTAAACTTCCAACGAACCCATTCTTatttggagaaaaagaagaaacagtTATAG
- the LOC108662375 gene encoding dirigent protein 19-like yields the protein MAPAVNSLCKVYKSLCFSMNFHMFLSSYAAMGPTLHSHALAVLFFAFPFMAISTDPGHHYGIKSLHFALFQHETINKTGYIVVNGVAGPGISETTTPFGTIFVFQDPMTVTANRSSKVVGIAEGSSITSGFDGLRSISVAKITLRLKQHMGSISIVGGTHNVKPSDHPVVGGTGDFLFVQGYVRSSPVNLKGLTVTYKIEFHLYWPPFAAKTS from the coding sequence ATGGCCCCAGCTGTGAACAGTCTTTGTAAGGTCTATAAAAGTTTATGTTTTTCCATGAACTTTCACATGTTCCTGTCTTCTTACGCTGCCATGGGTCCTACTCTGCACAGCCATGCGCTTGCTGTTCTATTCTTTGCTTTCCCGTTCATGGCCATCTCCACTGACCCCGGCCATCATTATGGAATCAAGTCACTTCACTTTGCTCTCTTTCAACATGAGACCATAAATAAAACAGGTTACATAGTAGTCAATGGTGTGGCAGGACCAGGGATCAGTGAAACCACCACACCTTTCGGGACCATATTTGTTTTCCAAGATCCCATGACTGTTACAGCAAACCGATCTTCGAAAGTTGTAGGCATTGCGGAAGGAAGTTCCATCACCTCTGGTTTTGATGGGCTGCGGAGCATATCAGTTGCCAAGATCACCCTGCGTTTGAAGCAGCACATGGGATCCATTTCCATCGTGGGAGGTACACATAATGTTAAGCCCTCCGATCATCCGGTTGTGGGAGGTACGGGTGACTTCCTGTTTGTGCAAGGCTACGTGAGATCATCTCCAGTGAACCTCAAGGGCCTTACAGTTACCTACAAAATCGAGTTTCACCTCTACTGGCCTCCATTTGCAGCTAAAACTTCTTGA